In Brassica napus cultivar Da-Ae chromosome C2, Da-Ae, whole genome shotgun sequence, the sequence AAACGTTTATTTCAGCATGTCTTGTTTGTTTAAACGTTTTCTAGTCGTTACTTGCCAACAAAATCTTGAACAGACTGGTCTAAAAACTCTAGATGAGTAAAAGCAACTAACAAGGACATTCAAGAACAAAGCACTAAAAATCATTAGCCAAAACCATCCACAAACTGCATAACTGAAACCATGTCgcagaaaatatattaaaaaaaaggctCAAACACCatcaaagtttttttaaaagtaatagAGAAGTCTTATCATTTGGCACCCTTCTTGACTGCAGCCTTGGTGACCTTGGCACCGGTTGGATCCTTCTTGTCAACACTCTTGATGACACCAACAGCCACGGTCTGCCTCATGTCCCTAACAGCAAAACGCCCCAATGGTGGGTACTCTGAGAAAGTCTCAACAACCATGGGCTTGGTTGGAGTCATCTTCACCATACCAGcatctccattcttcaaaaATTTAGGCTCCTTCTCGATCTCTTTACCAGATCGCCTGTCAATCTTGGTGAGGATCTCAGAAAACTTGACTGCAATGTGGGAGGTGTGGCAATCAAGCACTGGGGCGTAACCGTTACCGATCTGACCAGGGTGGTTCATGATGATGACCTGGGAAGTGAAGTTAGCAGCACCCTTGGCAGGGTCATCCTTAGAGTTGGATGCAACATACCCACGCTTAAGATCCTTGACGGCAACGTTCTTAACATTGAATCCGACGTTGTCACCTGGAAGTGCCTCCACAAGAGACTCGTGGTGCATCTCAACGGACTTGACCTCAGTGGTCAACCCTGAAGGAGCGAATGTGACAACCATGCCGGGCTTGAGCATACCAGTCTCAACACGACCCACTGGCACCGTTCCAATACCACCGATCTTGTAGACATCCTGAAGTGGTAGACGCAGGGGCTTGTCTGAAGGCCTCTTTGGCTCGTTGATCTGGTCAAGAGCCTCAAGGAGAGTTGGTCCCTTGTACCAGTCAAGGTTGGTGGACCTCTCAATCATGTTGTCACCCTCGAATCCGGAGATGGGGACGAATGGGATTTTGTCAGGGTTGTACCCAACCTTCTTCAAGTAGGAAGACACCTCCTTGATGATCTCATCGTACCTAGCCTTGGAGTACTTGGGGGTTGTGGCATCCATCTGGAACAAGGAAACGATAAAAACTCAATGTTAGTATCACATCACAAGTGTACAATGACAATTAATAAACAACAATGATAAGTAAGTGAGCTGACCTTGTTACAGCAGCAAATCATTTGCTTGACACCAAGGGTGAAAGCAAGAAGAGCATGCTCACGAGTCTGGCCATCCTTGGAGATACCAGCCTCAAAACCACCAGTGGTGGAGTCAATGATGAGGACAGCACAATCAGCCTGGGAGGTACCAGTAATCATGTTCTTGATGAAATCACGATGACCAGGGGCATCAATGACGGTGCAGTAGTACTTGGTGGTCTCGAACTTCCAGAGAGCAATGTCAATGGTGATACCACGCTCACGCTCGGCCTTAAGTTTGTCCAACACCCACGCGTACTTGAAGGACCTCTTGTTCATCTCAGCAGCCTCCTTCTCAAACCTCTCGATGACACGCTTGTCAATACCACCAAGCTTGTAGATCAAGTGACCGGTAGTGGTCGATTTGCCAGAGTCGACATGGCCAATGACCACAATGTTGATGTGAAACTTCTCTTTACCCATAGCTGCAAATCAAATAAGTCAAACCATTAGAATCAACACAAATGATCATCTCCAACAGAATCAAATAAAGCCACAACATCATGATGATCCATAGGTTTAACATATCTTTGAACTCGAAGATCTAACAACAATACATCAATTCCAGCTCACTAAGCATCATCATCAACGCTTTCATAACAAACTCAATACAAATAAACGAAACGAGAACCAGAGTTGTAGATCGCGACGATTCGAAGTCATAACAACAAGCGAGACTAACTATATATCAGATATTCAAAAATCCAGATGAAATAAAGTAAACGCTAACAGTAAACAAGACGAATCTCTACAAGATCTCATCAGAATCATGCTAAGCTAATAGATCGATGAACAAGCAGATCCTGAACTCGAGAATCGAATCAGTGTAACATCACAGAGCAGGCAATAATCACAATCGAATGGAGCTTGCGAAGTGAAATCTAAACAAGGGAGACATTATCAATACTGCGGAGACCTCTACAAGAATCAAAAGAACATGGTGAATGATAAACGTAAAGAGAGAACGCTTTGCTCACCTGCTAGTAAGAATCTGAGAGCAGTCTTGCGGCTGTGAAAACTGAGCGAGAGAGAACTAAATGAGAGTGAACCCTGGGAACAAAGCAGTGTATTTATAGCTAGGAGCTCTAGGGCTTTCGCATTTTCGTTTCGTTAGGGTAGTTTTACCAATTTGCCATTACGCGTTTTGgcctttctaattttatttgatcaaaTTGATACAAATTTGATTAATCAAATCTACTTTGGTATGTAGGCGATCATGCCTGCAACTTTTAACAAACTGCACAGAAGTTATTCACAAAAACATGAACAAATTGATTCCTCAATTAAATAACAacatttaacatttcataacgAATTTAATTACGACATGTTATCAACAGTCAACTAAAATTAAGatgatttaaataaaagagTTAATTAAccttaataaataataaatactcAATCcattcccgaaagtaagattttctagagtatacatatttattaagaatttaataaatatttataatttaatttattttttattttattatacagtttcaaataatttttcaccaatgaaatttaatcaattcaaatattctcaattaatgtttcttaaaaatataaaaaagtatctttgtggaacaaaaaaaaatctaaaaattcttAGACAGtgagtatatttttaattaatatacgTATTAAATGGGGACTACGGAACATGGATTACCTTTAGAAACTGGCAACAATGGTATACATACGAGTTGTGTGTACAAACATAATAAAATCAATCTCGGTATGCAGAACCAATCCTAATTGAATCACGGTTTAACCACTAAACAAACACATGTTAGCACTTATGAAACCATTTAGCTTGCTAAAGGACGAGGCTCTCTCGGTGGTGAGCTCGGAGCAGAAGATTGAAGACTTGGGTTTCCAGGGCAAGACTTAGCAAATTGGCAATAACGACATTTCCAACGTTCTTCTTCAGGAGTGTACTCAGCTTCTCTTTCACTTCTCCAAAACGCAATGACTTCTTTGTATTTGCGCATCACCCACTCAGGATCATGAGTGAATCTGATCTCAGCTATTATAGATCGGTCTTTCTGAAACTCATACCTGAGCCAAAGTTTCTTAATTAGCTAGAGGGTTTTGCTACGATCAGATTATCATCTAACATCAATGTTCTTCTTACCGTAGTAGTAACTGATCATTCGCAATCGGAAGCATCTTAAAAGTGCTTTCATAGTACCTAACTATCTCTTCAAGAGTCTGCATCAgagtaaaaaaaacttatataaatatatcaataaaacCATTTTCAAGTGAGTGAATTTCTGTTCATATGACCACAAACGAGGACTATTGAAAGCATACTGTGCAGTGTGACAGGTGTCAAGGATAAGTATACCTGTGCTGGGATTCCTGCATCGGCAATGTTATCTCTGACATCTTGAGACAAGACCTCGTGGCGGTTTAAAGCAAAGTAGTTGAAAAAACGTGTGGCCGGGAACTCTTCTCTGACAACAGTGTCCCATAGAAGCTTGTAAAGCATTACCTGTAGCCTATTAAATTTATGGTTAACATTTGAGCTTCTGCTGAAGAGCATTACTATAGCAAAGTTCTTACCTTCCATTCCTTCTTTGTGGCTCAGCTGGAAGTGTGTCCCGACCTCGAGTCTTGGTATCTATCAATAACGGTCCAGTATCAGAAGAGTCTTCTGCAGATGCCTTTCTAACCTCATCAATAACCCCCACAATCCACTGACCTCCAACAAATCCTACGCTGATGATATAGAAAACGACCGAATCACTTACATAATCAAGAACTAGGTTATAAGGAAATCAAGTTAACAAATGTGCACAAACTAAATCAAGTAAAAGTAGAGGTGAACTCGAACTCATTCAcatttaaaagaaacaaaaaaatcatttgagaTAAACTATAATACATTATTAAGCAACTAACAAAGGGTGGTTTctagttatacattttatacAGAAGTAGAGGTGAACTCACTCACAGTAGCAATTCACGAGTTCGTCCTTCGAACAAGAACTGATTAACGCCAGCAATGGAACTGAGTAGCTTCAAGGCCCACTTATCTTCGTTTGATTCAACTTTTACTCGAACCCTTTTAACTACCTATCCATCCATTATCAGCAGAACAAAGCTAGAAACAATGAGACACCGTGAAGAAAAAACAGCTTAGAGATTATCAATAAGCACATCATATAAAAAGacctcttcttcaagctccaagTGACGAGCTTGACCAAGCTTCATAGCTTTGCTCACTTTTCTCCTGCCTAAACAAAGAACATTCTCCATCTGCTTCTCACACCATtcctataaagaaaaaaaacaaatcaaatcagTGATTCGAATCACAAATTGATGAAGGAGGGAAGAGACTTGAATCGTACAGTGCCGGTGAGATCCGTGACACCCAGCGCTTGATTCTTTCTAAACCGATGCAGAAGGGAGTCTTCGATATCCGAGGAGCAAGCAGAGAGTTTCCTTTTGGAGAACATCGTTATCGAACGGGCAGTGTTGGAGATTTCGCCGGCGATGATCCGCGACGGAGAAGCAGCAGAAGCCGAGCGGATCGCGGAAGGGAGGAAGGAGCGCGTGGCGGCGAACGCTGCGTCGAGGATGGCCATTTCTTCTTCGCTGATGATCTCGATTGGGATCTCGGGGACATGGTGAGGTCTTGGGGCTGATATAGGGATAGTTGCGGATTGATCGGGGGTTGAGGATGTGGTGGTGAGCGAGTCGGAGGTTGACTCGGAGTGTGACTCGGCCATTTTTTAAGCGGAAGGAACGTGTGGTGTTGTCCTTTCGTGTccatttgaaaaatataaaactctcaaggtaaaaagtttttttttttttttttcgaagtagttaaaatgatatatatttgaattttactCCAATGATTTTCCTTTTGATACAAGACAATTCtcttaaatagttttttttttaagtttttctgtaaaaataaccataaaaaaataaagaccaaaatagctcttttttattttgaaatttttaatatttattttttattttaatttgaaactctatcaTCAAAATTCCACCTCTTAACTCTAGACTTaactatatgaaaaaaatacattttactttttactaaaacttattttgatcattttcttcattgaatgctatttttgtgacaaaaacttaaaaaaaactatactagagaatttctctaaatataatttattaaattttaataatgttttatatttaaaaaaattcaaattttgccCAACAATAATTTTACTGTAGAtacataattttagtttttaataaaatatataataatttaaatgaatttataatTGGGTTAATGAAAGTATTCATAATTATGTCAAAGTATAAAACatatttctttaatattttataatacaaacaaaattatttaaaatttaaaaattaatttgtaaataaaaagttttaatatcAAAATGATTTTATGAATAGTATTcttcaaatttgatttgatgCTATTCATATTCTTATTTTCTCATCAAAAgaatttctttcatttttttgatattttcctTTAAAATGATTTATCACAAAAGATAATATAAGAGCAAAGAACAAAGCTATGTGTAAATCAGTTTATTTTTTAGCTTAATTTTGTAAGCTACATGTAATAGAAATTGACTTGGGATCAAGAACAAATccattagagcatgattaatccgGGTTCTTAATTCGGGGTTTTTAATTCatgatttgttatttttttgtttttttttttacacttttcggtTAAAAACCGGCTCTTAGAGCATGTTCAACACAGAGAACTCCGGCACGGAATCAtaggtaactttttttttatttttttaattattttttttgtctgataaaaaaaataataattaaaaggcgaaccaatcgcggaccgccacgtaTCAGTGGGTCCacgaaccaatcgcggaccgccacgtgtcagtgggaccCGCGAACAGTGCAAGAAACGAAGAAAGATCGGTTCTTATATACGACCCGTAGGACCCGTTTCTTAAAAAAACAATAGAACCcactgattttttaattatttttttgataggAATCCAAGGATAAGAACATGCGTTGAACATGaccttatatttcttatttaaaaaacggttgttaatttttcttagttaaaagctaagaaacGGTTCTTAGCCGAAGCTAAGAACCCCACCCTAAAAGCCcggattaatcatggtcttGAGGTCTTATATCAGTTTGTCCTTACGTTTAACCTTGgatatgtttattaatttaccgTCTGTAGTTTGTTCCATTATATTGTACATATGAACCAGACCTTATTGTACATACAACAAGCATTATGCACTCTCAAGCCCCAACTTTCAAGCAGGCCAGCGTTCAAGTAATGCCATAATCCAATAAAAACATGCAAACGTGAATGTAATCTAGTCATTAGGCGaccacattcgctg encodes:
- the LOC106430472 gene encoding exonuclease V, chloroplastic isoform X2, which encodes MAESHSESTSDSLTTTSSTPDQSATIPISAPRPHHVPEIPIEIISEEEMAILDAAFAATRSFLPSAIRSASAASPSRIIAGEISNTARSITMFSKRKLSACSSDIEDSLLHRFRKNQALGVTDLTGTEWCEKQMENVLCLGRRKVSKAMKLGQARHLELEEEVVKRVRVKVESNEDKWALKLLSSIAGVNQFLFEGRTRELLL
- the LOC106430472 gene encoding exonuclease V, chloroplastic isoform X1 encodes the protein MAESHSESTSDSLTTTSSTPDQSATIPISAPRPHHVPEIPIEIISEEEMAILDAAFAATRSFLPSAIRSASAASPSRIIAGEISNTARSITMFSKRKLSACSSDIEDSLLHRFRKNQALGVTDLTGTEWCEKQMENVLCLGRRKVSKAMKLGQARHLELEEEVVKRVRVKVESNEDKWALKLLSSIAGVNQFLFEGRTRELLLVGFVGGQWIVGVIDEVRKASAEDSSDTGPLLIDTKTRGRDTLPAEPQRRNGRLQVMLYKLLWDTVVREEFPATRFFNYFALNRHEVLSQDVRDNIADAGIPAQTLEEIVRYYESTFKMLPIANDQLLLRYEFQKDRSIIAEIRFTHDPEWVMRKYKEVIAFWRSEREAEYTPEEERWKCRYCQFAKSCPGNPSLQSSAPSSPPREPRPLAS
- the LOC106430493 gene encoding elongation factor 1-alpha 1 gives rise to the protein MGKEKFHINIVVIGHVDSGKSTTTGHLIYKLGGIDKRVIERFEKEAAEMNKRSFKYAWVLDKLKAERERGITIDIALWKFETTKYYCTVIDAPGHRDFIKNMITGTSQADCAVLIIDSTTGGFEAGISKDGQTREHALLAFTLGVKQMICCCNKMDATTPKYSKARYDEIIKEVSSYLKKVGYNPDKIPFVPISGFEGDNMIERSTNLDWYKGPTLLEALDQINEPKRPSDKPLRLPLQDVYKIGGIGTVPVGRVETGMLKPGMVVTFAPSGLTTEVKSVEMHHESLVEALPGDNVGFNVKNVAVKDLKRGYVASNSKDDPAKGAANFTSQVIIMNHPGQIGNGYAPVLDCHTSHIAVKFSEILTKIDRRSGKEIEKEPKFLKNGDAGMVKMTPTKPMVVETFSEYPPLGRFAVRDMRQTVAVGVIKSVDKKDPTGAKVTKAAVKKGAK